From Candidatus Hydrogenedens sp.:
CGATTATAAAGGAGATTGGGAAGGTTTTATACCTATAGCGGAAAAGTTAAGGGGTGCTATTAAAGAGATAGAGGAAAGAAGCAGTAAGATTGAATCTTTATTAATTGTTGCAATTGTAGGAGGGTCAGGGGTTGGCAAGTCAACATTAATTAATGCTATCGCCGGTGATAAAATCGCTAAGACCTCAGAAATGAGACCCTGCACGAATAGACCCATCATTTATTATCCTCCGGAATGGGAGCCTGATTCTGAATTAAAGGGAGAGTGTGAATTATATGCCCGCTCTGCCCTTGATAATATTGTCCTTATTGACACGCCGGATACAGATACGGTGGTTAAGGAACATCGCAATTTTACAAAAAAGATAGTTGAGAAATGCGACCTTATATTACTTTGCGGTAATGGAGATAAATACCTTGAAGAAGCGACATGGAGCATTATCCGTGAAGTGAATAGGGAACGGGGTTTTGTTCTGGTAGAAACTAAAATGACTTCTCAAAGCCCTTCTATTATGGATGACTGGTTGAAAAGATTAAAATCGGAGGGAATAGAGCCTCTGACTTATTTTCGTGTGAATGCACTTCGGGCGTTAAATAGAAAGTTAGGAACGAAATCAGAAGATACAGAAACAGATGAAATTGATTTTTCCAAGTTAGAGAATTTCCTTTATCAACAACTTACCGATGCAAAAATCCGCCAGATAAAAACGGCAAATGTTCATGGCTTGATAGAAAAAATGATGGAACGAATAGATAAATTTTTGCAAGAAACAGAGCCTGCTATCAATGAAATGAAGGAAACTTTAGATAAAAAGAAAGTAGAGTTAGCGGCACAACATGAACGAATTATTAAAACAGAATTTGCAAAGGAGTCGGGGACTTTTTACCATCTATTGAAGGATGAAATAGCACCGGAGTTGCATGGAATTTTTTTATTACTTGCCCAGATACGCCATCGGTTTTCAGGTATTTTAACAACTCTCTCTAAAGTAATTCGTCCATGGAAAATGATGAAGGCGATTGTTACATCGGACAAAGAAGAGGCCACTTATTTTGAGAAAAAAATTAATGAGATTGTTAATGAGATAGTAACCCAGATTTCAAATAAATGCAAACCCGAATTAGAAAAGACCCAATATAAACTTGCCTTTGCCCTTGATAAAGCAAAGATTCGCAAAGATGCGGCACCATCAATATCCGAAAATTTTATGGTGAATTTTTTTCATAATGGAGTTGACTTTTTGAAAGAGAAGATGGATGCTCATATCACACAGAAGGCTAAATGCCTGTCAAATTATTTTCTGTTGGAATTATTTTATGTGCCTATGTATATTGTGTTGGTATATTTTTTCTGGCGTATTATACCGGGCTATTTCTTAGGTTATTATCAAGGAAAGGATTTTCTTGTTCATTCCTGCCTTGTGCTTGTAATCAGTGTAGGGGTCGGTTTTTGGTTGTATGATAAAGCCGTGTATCTCAGTGCAAGAAATATGCGGAAGAAAATAATGAAGCAGTTTGTAGTATATCTACCCGATATTATGAATCCCTTTGTAGAATATGAAAAACTCATTGATGAGGTGAGAGAG
This genomic window contains:
- a CDS encoding 50S ribosome-binding GTPase gives rise to the protein MLPKANLERIIHQLKEIADYKGDWEGFIPIAEKLRGAIKEIEERSSKIESLLIVAIVGGSGVGKSTLINAIAGDKIAKTSEMRPCTNRPIIYYPPEWEPDSELKGECELYARSALDNIVLIDTPDTDTVVKEHRNFTKKIVEKCDLILLCGNGDKYLEEATWSIIREVNRERGFVLVETKMTSQSPSIMDDWLKRLKSEGIEPLTYFRVNALRALNRKLGTKSEDTETDEIDFSKLENFLYQQLTDAKIRQIKTANVHGLIEKMMERIDKFLQETEPAINEMKETLDKKKVELAAQHERIIKTEFAKESGTFYHLLKDEIAPELHGIFLLLAQIRHRFSGILTTLSKVIRPWKMMKAIVTSDKEEATYFEKKINEIVNEIVTQISNKCKPELEKTQYKLAFALDKAKIRKDAAPSISENFMVNFFHNGVDFLKEKMDAHITQKAKCLSNYFLLELFYVPMYIVLVYFFWRIIPGYFLGYYQGKDFLVHSCLVLVISVGVGFWLYDKAVYLSARNMRKKIMKQFVVYLPDIMNPFVEYEKLIDEVREQIRKIKNLKNDFESLR